The following are from one region of the Paenibacillus sabinae T27 genome:
- a CDS encoding putative holin-like toxin: MGGRLISRKGGDAMEVYQALSLMFMFGMFILALLSYLKKK; the protein is encoded by the coding sequence ATGGGCGGTCGGCTAATCTCCCGGAAGGGAGGTGATGCCATGGAGGTTTATCAAGCGCTGTCGTTAATGTTCATGTTTGGCATGTTCATTTTGGCTCTGCTGAGTTACCTCAAAAAGAAATAG
- a CDS encoding phosphotransferase enzyme family protein: MEQEIESKFIAEIVRYGASLYDTSVEELTSIGGSMNFVYEYQRNGHPYILRFTPTEHRSMDLVKGELDWLLYLHCNGLSVSIPVESTQKNLVEYVHVNDSSFIVTSFLKAKGKAVSYPDCLHDHELYYKCGAAVGKLHAFSKAYTPSTQTIQRKDWHHNFYLMNMHKFIPADQTKVILGCTNTISLIKELPIDAESYGLTHGDIHVGNLRVNESGITLFDFDEAQYSWFVDDIVTQLYYLVYVYGGDDGRELRESQAARFMEHFMKGYTLENTIDDYWIKKIPWFLLLREIIVYIGMYKNHPDLSKLNQWGKDYIAEAKIRIENGIPIVDIWN, encoded by the coding sequence TTGGAACAGGAAATTGAATCCAAATTTATTGCTGAGATTGTACGATACGGAGCATCCTTATATGACACATCCGTAGAGGAACTGACCAGCATTGGCGGTTCCATGAATTTTGTATACGAATACCAAAGAAATGGACACCCGTATATTCTACGGTTTACGCCGACTGAACACCGCAGTATGGATTTAGTCAAAGGCGAATTAGATTGGCTACTATACTTGCATTGTAACGGTCTCTCTGTATCTATACCAGTTGAATCCACACAAAAAAATTTAGTTGAATATGTCCATGTAAATGATTCCTCTTTTATCGTCACCTCTTTTCTTAAAGCAAAGGGAAAAGCCGTTTCTTACCCTGACTGCCTTCATGACCATGAGCTGTATTATAAATGCGGTGCAGCCGTTGGGAAATTACATGCTTTCTCCAAGGCTTATACCCCTTCAACTCAGACCATACAGCGTAAAGACTGGCACCACAATTTTTACTTGATGAATATGCACAAGTTTATTCCTGCTGATCAAACAAAGGTAATTCTAGGCTGTACGAACACTATTTCCTTAATTAAAGAATTGCCGATTGATGCTGAATCCTATGGATTGACTCACGGGGATATTCATGTTGGAAATTTGAGGGTAAATGAGAGCGGGATTACGTTGTTTGACTTCGATGAAGCCCAGTACAGCTGGTTTGTTGATGATATTGTCACTCAGCTATACTATCTGGTTTATGTGTACGGCGGGGATGACGGAAGAGAGCTGCGCGAATCCCAGGCGGCCCGTTTTATGGAGCATTTTATGAAGGGTTACACTCTCGAGAATACGATTGATGATTATTGGATTAAAAAGATCCCGTGGTTTCTGCTTCTTCGGGAAATCATTGTCTACATCGGCATGTACAAAAATCATCCTGATCTATCTAAGTTAAATCAATGGGGCAAAGATTATATTGCCGAAGCCAAAATAAGAATTGAAAATGGCATTCCCATTGTTGATATTTGGAATTGA
- a CDS encoding antibiotic biosynthesis monooxygenase family protein gives MSGIAQTPQPPYYAVIFTSERTEGDNGYAEMADEMVRLASTQPGFLGVESAREGLGITVSYWDSLEAIQKWKQNERHLIAQRKGMSEWYLKYKTRVCKVERDYGYEASSTDNL, from the coding sequence ATGAGCGGTATTGCCCAAACACCACAGCCACCTTACTATGCGGTAATTTTCACTTCTGAACGAACAGAAGGGGATAATGGTTATGCTGAAATGGCAGATGAAATGGTGAGGCTTGCATCAACCCAACCTGGGTTTTTGGGAGTAGAAAGTGCACGAGAAGGTTTAGGCATCACTGTGTCATATTGGGATTCTCTCGAAGCAATACAAAAATGGAAACAAAACGAGAGACATCTAATTGCACAACGTAAAGGAATGTCAGAATGGTATCTCAAATATAAAACGAGAGTTTGCAAGGTGGAACGAGATTACGGATATGAAGCATCAAGTACGGACAACTTATGA
- a CDS encoding GNAT family N-acetyltransferase, with translation MLSEQYEIIERLPTVLEHKTLWEAVGWGKVNIEMTEQSIANSVYGVIAISDGNVIGMGRIVGDGAMYYYIQDVAVLPEHQNKGIGKEIIDKLLNYINVNCAGAGFVGLFASHGKDEFYEKFGFKDHSPGMTGMFMVMDK, from the coding sequence ATGTTAAGCGAACAATACGAAATTATCGAACGCCTGCCAACTGTTCTGGAACATAAAACTTTATGGGAAGCGGTTGGATGGGGAAAAGTTAATATAGAGATGACAGAGCAGTCCATTGCCAATTCAGTCTATGGCGTAATTGCAATAAGTGATGGAAACGTAATCGGCATGGGACGGATTGTGGGCGATGGAGCAATGTACTATTATATCCAAGATGTAGCTGTACTGCCTGAGCATCAAAACAAGGGAATCGGCAAGGAAATTATCGATAAACTGCTAAACTATATCAATGTTAATTGTGCTGGAGCCGGTTTTGTCGGTCTATTCGCATCACATGGGAAAGATGAATTCTACGAAAAGTTCGGATTCAAAGACCATTCGCCCGGAATGACCGGGATGTTCATGGTTATGGACAAATAG
- a CDS encoding LLM class flavin-dependent oxidoreductase → MELGVSTFVETTPDVETGETMSHAERLREVVEEIVLADQVGLDVFGVGEHHRHDFAASSPAVVMAAAASLTTRIRLTSAVMILSSSDPVRVFQDFATLDGISNGRAEIMVGRGSFTESFPLFGYDLKDYEEIFNEKLDLLLKIQESEKVTWSGKHRPVIHNLGIYPRPVQNPLPVWIGSAGSPESAIRAGSLGLPFALAIIGNVNPSQYASQVRLYKESAAKAGYDVSRLPVASHSHGFIAENRQMAVEKFFPSTYARTNVRAREKGIPPYHRSDYDAACSFEGALYVGDPETVANKIIHLRKHVGITRFFLHVPHGTMPHADVMQAIRLLGTEVAPRVREEVARLEINNQ, encoded by the coding sequence GTGGAACTTGGTGTAAGCACCTTTGTCGAGACAACGCCTGATGTGGAGACGGGTGAGACGATGAGTCACGCTGAGCGATTACGTGAAGTGGTGGAGGAAATTGTGCTCGCTGATCAGGTGGGACTGGATGTATTCGGCGTGGGTGAACATCATCGGCATGATTTTGCTGCTTCATCGCCTGCGGTTGTAATGGCTGCGGCAGCATCCCTGACGACCAGGATTCGGTTGACCAGTGCGGTAATGATTCTATCGTCATCCGATCCAGTGCGTGTCTTTCAGGATTTTGCCACGCTTGACGGAATTTCGAACGGACGTGCGGAGATTATGGTAGGTCGTGGTTCGTTCACAGAGTCGTTTCCGTTATTCGGATACGATCTAAAAGACTATGAGGAAATATTCAATGAGAAACTAGACTTGTTATTAAAAATTCAGGAGTCGGAGAAAGTAACCTGGAGCGGCAAACATCGACCCGTAATACATAATCTGGGTATTTACCCACGCCCGGTGCAAAATCCATTACCAGTATGGATTGGCAGTGCGGGGAGTCCAGAGTCTGCAATCCGCGCCGGGTCATTAGGATTGCCTTTTGCTCTTGCAATTATCGGAAATGTGAATCCATCGCAATACGCGTCGCAGGTGCGGCTCTACAAGGAATCGGCGGCTAAGGCAGGCTATGATGTATCGCGGTTGCCGGTTGCGTCGCACTCCCATGGTTTTATAGCAGAGAATAGGCAGATGGCCGTTGAGAAGTTTTTCCCTTCAACGTATGCTCGAACGAATGTGAGGGCGCGGGAGAAAGGTATCCCTCCCTATCATCGTTCGGATTATGATGCAGCGTGCAGCTTTGAAGGTGCCTTATATGTGGGGGATCCAGAGACGGTTGCCAATAAAATCATTCATCTGCGCAAGCATGTGGGGATTACGAGATTTTTCTTGCATGTGCCTCACGGAACGATGCCTCATGCGGATGTTATGCAGGCGATTAGACTACTCGGAACAGAAGTTGCGCCTCGCGTGCGAGAAGAAGTAGCACGCTTAGAAATTAATAATCAATGA
- a CDS encoding LysR family transcriptional regulator — translation MSLAKYEIFQAVVELGSLSQAAAELGFTQSAVSHAIASLEAEWGFSILSRGRAGVHLTSSGELILPYIREILKGNEQLKQQIANINGLETGTVRIGTFASVSIQWLPRIMSYFAESHPSIEMKLLEGRSYEDIEHWIASGAVDFGFLSLPASKSFEVIPLKKDRMVLIVPDKHPFAALNEVRFEQIREEPFILPKKSCDNDARRILKENKVSPAIKFEFEDDQAIISMVQNGMGISILPEMVLHQVPSHVCILDLEGDHYRSIGIAAPSLKSMSPAARKVVKYVQAFLNED, via the coding sequence ATGTCACTGGCCAAGTATGAGATCTTTCAAGCGGTTGTAGAATTGGGGAGCCTGTCCCAAGCCGCGGCGGAACTGGGTTTTACCCAATCGGCCGTGAGCCATGCCATTGCCAGCCTGGAAGCGGAGTGGGGATTTTCAATCCTTAGCAGAGGGCGCGCCGGCGTCCATTTGACGAGCAGCGGAGAACTGATCCTGCCCTATATCCGTGAGATTTTGAAAGGGAACGAGCAGTTAAAGCAGCAAATTGCAAATATTAACGGGCTGGAAACAGGAACGGTGCGTATCGGCACGTTTGCGAGCGTGTCCATCCAGTGGCTGCCCCGAATCATGAGTTATTTTGCCGAAAGCCACCCCTCGATTGAAATGAAACTGCTGGAAGGAAGAAGCTATGAAGATATCGAGCACTGGATAGCCAGCGGCGCCGTTGATTTCGGCTTTCTCTCGCTGCCCGCGTCCAAGTCATTTGAAGTCATTCCATTGAAAAAAGACCGGATGGTGCTGATCGTTCCCGATAAACACCCTTTTGCCGCACTGAATGAAGTTCGTTTTGAACAAATCAGAGAGGAGCCGTTCATCCTGCCCAAGAAAAGCTGTGATAACGATGCGAGGCGTATCCTCAAAGAAAACAAGGTATCCCCCGCCATTAAATTCGAGTTCGAAGATGACCAGGCGATTATCTCCATGGTTCAAAATGGAATGGGCATCAGCATCCTTCCCGAAATGGTGCTGCATCAAGTCCCGAGCCATGTCTGCATCCTTGATCTGGAAGGCGACCATTACCGCTCCATCGGCATCGCGGCCCCATCCTTGAAATCCATGTCTCCTGCGGCAAGGAAAGTTGTTAAATATGTTCAGGCGTTTTTGAACGAGGATTAG
- a CDS encoding DMT family transporter — translation MNTGLKANVMLLIVTMFWGSSYLFMKMGLTDVQEFNLIALRFGLAFILSGIVFHRRLIHADFKTVKYAFWQGTILFLVFAAITFGVKSTSASNAGFLVSLTVVFVPLLLTVRYRRMPENRVIVGVILALTGIGLLTLTSRFVISSGDLLCILGALMYAIHIVVTGKLTKSVDSLTLGILQLGFAGAWGLVFSALLEQPQLPDTADAWVSVLGLSLFCSAFGFIVQTAAQKYTTPTHTGLLFSLEPVFAAWFAFAFAGESLSLQGYAGAALVLLSVLTAQIDIKKILRKPGFHKSSAESKTNSIAG, via the coding sequence ATGAACACAGGGCTAAAAGCGAATGTGATGCTGTTGATCGTGACGATGTTTTGGGGCTCATCCTACTTGTTCATGAAGATGGGGCTTACGGATGTACAGGAATTTAACCTGATTGCCTTGCGGTTTGGACTGGCCTTTATTTTATCCGGAATAGTCTTTCACAGGCGCCTCATTCATGCCGATTTCAAAACGGTAAAATATGCATTTTGGCAGGGTACGATTTTATTTCTCGTATTCGCCGCGATTACGTTTGGCGTGAAATCCACATCGGCGTCCAATGCCGGATTTCTGGTAAGTTTAACGGTCGTATTTGTGCCGCTGCTGCTCACCGTCCGGTATAGAAGGATGCCCGAAAACAGGGTGATCGTTGGCGTGATTCTGGCTTTGACGGGCATAGGACTGTTGACGTTAACAAGCCGGTTCGTCATCAGCAGCGGGGACTTGCTGTGCATCCTGGGCGCGTTGATGTATGCCATTCACATCGTCGTTACGGGGAAGCTGACAAAGAGCGTGGACTCCCTAACTCTTGGCATTCTGCAGCTGGGGTTCGCCGGAGCATGGGGGCTGGTATTCTCCGCTTTGCTGGAGCAGCCGCAGCTTCCGGACACAGCAGACGCTTGGGTTTCGGTTCTGGGGTTGAGTCTGTTTTGCAGCGCATTTGGCTTTATCGTCCAGACGGCGGCCCAGAAATATACGACCCCAACGCATACGGGGCTGCTCTTTTCATTGGAGCCTGTTTTTGCGGCATGGTTCGCGTTTGCTTTTGCGGGTGAAAGCCTTTCCCTCCAAGGCTATGCGGGAGCCGCTCTGGTGCTGCTCAGTGTGTTAACCGCCCAGATCGATATTAAAAAGATACTAAGAAAACCGGGATTTCATAAATCCAGTGCGGAGTCTAAAACTAACTCCATAGCAGGCTAA
- a CDS encoding NAD(P)H-dependent oxidoreductase, whose product MNVLIVYAHPEPKSFNGALKDLAVAFLTAEGHQVQVSDLYAMKFKAAADRDDFLKAENPDFFKISA is encoded by the coding sequence ATGAACGTACTCATTGTCTACGCCCACCCGGAACCGAAGTCATTCAACGGAGCATTGAAGGATCTGGCCGTTGCCTTTCTGACCGCGGAAGGTCATCAGGTGCAAGTGTCCGACCTCTATGCGATGAAGTTCAAGGCGGCCGCGGACCGCGATGATTTTCTCAAGGCGGAGAACCCGGATTTTTTTAAAATATCAGCTTGA
- a CDS encoding NAD(P)H-dependent oxidoreductase, whose protein sequence is MIFSRRRTRIFLKYQLEQGHAARTNTFSPDIRDEQEKLLWADFVIFQFPLRWYSVPAILKGWFDRVFASGFVYGQGIGRYDKGGLKGRKAMVSTTTGSPREAFTPYGMDGDIHEKILYPIHHGMLYFAGFEPVEPFITWTPARDEEARIRYLDEYKKQLQNFSAIPSILYHPTSHYDEHHQLKTEYR, encoded by the coding sequence ATGATTTTCTCAAGGCGGAGAACCCGGATTTTTTTAAAATATCAGCTTGAGCAGGGACATGCTGCGAGAACAAACACCTTTTCCCCGGATATTAGAGATGAGCAGGAAAAGCTGCTTTGGGCAGACTTTGTGATCTTTCAGTTCCCTCTAAGGTGGTACTCGGTCCCTGCGATTCTGAAAGGCTGGTTCGATCGGGTGTTTGCCTCGGGGTTTGTGTATGGCCAGGGAATCGGGAGATATGATAAGGGCGGACTGAAAGGCAGAAAAGCGATGGTCTCCACGACAACCGGGTCTCCAAGAGAGGCATTTACTCCATACGGAATGGACGGAGATATTCATGAAAAAATCCTTTATCCGATACATCATGGGATGCTCTATTTTGCGGGCTTCGAGCCTGTCGAGCCTTTTATCACCTGGACACCCGCGCGTGATGAGGAGGCCCGAATCCGGTACCTGGATGAATATAAGAAGCAGCTGCAAAATTTCTCCGCGATACCTTCGATTCTCTATCACCCTACTTCTCATTATGACGAGCATCACCAGTTAAAAACGGAGTACAGATAA
- a CDS encoding DUF4077 domain-containing protein codes for MAVRWIKEKCFTHLELESQKNHLMLLLSLFLFILGELNISTNFSLLDSINLKFAAADLTFIGITFVFLLFPRLEKAVKYEVMLGMLFLVMYEIYIFNDYPIVYQLVYINLALSLIYLDGTLILITGIATAIATALGFIFWKNAFFPHIESNQANAPIIFVLQTTLVLWGVTQIGKRFYHFIDHNKEMQELLHENNSQLHLISEQNKALTDYAKQVEKLTILEERNRISQELHDTIGHTLTSLIAGMELVKAQAGEDHSKRMDNLLHTARQGLEDIRDHVHQTNKTSSLEPLEAQMERLAKELSDNTGTAVQFGTAGERIELPVRHQLVLLRCAQEAMTNAIRHGQADAIQVRLSYEPNQIGLEISDNGSGISSGDVPYGFGLGTMKERIESLHGTLQVSSGFGQGVRLICTLPIKGGLKDTVIRLLIAEDQELIAESFSLLLGMEPDLQVAGIAGNGEAAIELCEREAPDLILMDIHMPKMNGIEATRVIKERWPQVHVMMLTTFQDVEHASEAIALGADGYFLKSVQPKHLAEAIRIVCGGGTLITMETAKLLVKELREGLPQETGSPESPASKRKPAKADEAGAVYSLTGKELEIIRYLSDGLKYKDIALKMHFSESTIKNYVSIIYSKLNVENRIQAVKLAQEKLLL; via the coding sequence TTGGCGGTTCGGTGGATCAAAGAAAAGTGCTTTACCCATCTGGAGCTTGAATCACAGAAAAATCACCTGATGCTCCTGTTGTCGTTGTTCCTCTTCATCCTGGGTGAATTGAACATTTCCACGAACTTTTCCTTACTGGACAGCATTAACTTGAAGTTTGCGGCCGCCGATTTAACGTTTATCGGGATTACCTTCGTCTTTCTCCTCTTCCCGAGGCTTGAAAAAGCGGTGAAATACGAAGTGATGCTCGGCATGCTCTTTTTGGTGATGTATGAAATCTACATTTTTAACGATTATCCGATTGTTTATCAGCTCGTTTATATCAATCTTGCCCTTTCGTTGATCTATCTGGATGGAACTCTCATTCTAATCACCGGAATTGCTACCGCAATCGCTACGGCGCTCGGGTTTATATTCTGGAAAAATGCCTTTTTTCCTCATATCGAAAGCAATCAGGCCAATGCTCCGATCATCTTCGTGCTGCAGACAACCCTTGTTCTATGGGGAGTCACGCAAATCGGCAAACGCTTTTATCACTTCATCGACCACAATAAAGAAATGCAGGAGCTGCTGCATGAGAATAACAGCCAGCTTCATCTCATATCCGAGCAGAACAAGGCGCTTACGGATTACGCCAAGCAGGTAGAGAAGCTAACGATTCTTGAAGAAAGAAACCGGATCTCGCAAGAACTTCACGATACGATCGGCCATACGCTGACCTCGCTGATTGCCGGAATGGAGCTGGTCAAGGCGCAGGCCGGGGAGGATCATTCCAAACGGATGGACAACCTGCTTCACACCGCCAGACAAGGATTGGAGGATATTCGCGACCACGTTCATCAGACGAACAAAACGTCTAGCCTTGAGCCTTTGGAGGCTCAAATGGAGCGGCTCGCGAAGGAGCTTAGCGACAATACAGGGACAGCCGTGCAGTTCGGCACAGCCGGAGAACGGATCGAGCTGCCGGTCCGGCACCAGCTTGTCCTGCTAAGATGCGCTCAAGAGGCCATGACGAATGCGATTCGCCACGGGCAGGCGGATGCCATCCAGGTCCGGCTCAGCTATGAACCGAATCAAATCGGTCTTGAAATCAGCGACAACGGCTCGGGCATAAGCTCAGGTGACGTTCCCTACGGCTTTGGCCTGGGCACGATGAAGGAGCGGATAGAATCACTTCACGGGACCCTGCAGGTTTCAAGCGGGTTCGGGCAGGGTGTGCGGTTGATCTGTACGCTGCCCATTAAGGGGGGGCTGAAGGATACCGTCATTCGGCTGCTCATTGCCGAAGACCAGGAGCTGATCGCCGAAAGCTTCAGCCTGCTGCTGGGTATGGAACCCGACCTGCAGGTGGCGGGCATTGCCGGAAACGGGGAAGCGGCCATCGAGCTGTGCGAGCGCGAAGCGCCTGATCTGATCCTTATGGATATTCATATGCCAAAGATGAATGGGATCGAGGCGACAAGGGTGATCAAGGAGCGCTGGCCCCAGGTCCATGTCATGATGCTCACCACCTTTCAAGACGTTGAGCATGCGTCAGAAGCCATCGCGCTCGGAGCGGATGGTTACTTCTTGAAGAGTGTGCAGCCGAAGCACCTGGCCGAAGCGATTCGTATCGTCTGCGGCGGCGGAACGCTGATCACGATGGAGACGGCGAAACTGCTGGTCAAAGAGCTGAGAGAAGGTCTGCCGCAAGAAACGGGTTCCCCGGAAAGCCCTGCGTCCAAACGGAAGCCGGCGAAAGCGGATGAAGCAGGGGCAGTATATTCCTTGACCGGGAAGGAGCTCGAGATCATCAGGTACCTTTCGGATGGACTAAAGTACAAGGACATTGCCCTCAAGATGCATTTCTCCGAAAGCACCATCAAGAATTATGTATCCATTATTTATTCGAAGCTGAACGTGGAGAACCGCATTCAGGCCGTCAAACTGGCGCAGGAAAAGCTTTTATTATAA
- a CDS encoding YhgE/Pip domain-containing protein, with the protein MKNLVKTYVKKPQTILAVVVALMAQLIFCLVWMTAYDGVLDRTDHLKVAIVNEDGEFGKNIENQLSGTLPFEVTAMSKEQAMDGLVHRNVHLILTIPDQFGEKLTTPGTQAVLTYSINESNPQLTKSVMQTVITKVTNEMNRNASLQGTQMVLEQLKLPSNQASQTAESLLNKIGSDVKSLNPVNGMHNQMVPMMLVLASYVGSMLMAMNIHQASEAVGSALTKWQHFRFRLLINGFAAALISIVGSSLIAVFGGQMESGFGLFWMFHFLTMLTFLFVAQLFLTIFGMAGMFINMTMLSMQLVTSGTIVPRQMLSHFYQSLGSFLPATPAVEGIMNLQFGGQDTAKDVWLLLLTILVSVSITVVITFLKKQEGLNKVSEAERDSEGDLATNAI; encoded by the coding sequence ATGAAAAATCTCGTAAAGACGTATGTGAAAAAGCCTCAAACGATTCTTGCCGTGGTAGTGGCCCTGATGGCTCAGCTTATTTTTTGCCTCGTATGGATGACGGCCTATGACGGTGTGCTGGACCGGACCGACCATTTGAAGGTTGCGATCGTGAACGAAGACGGCGAGTTCGGGAAAAATATTGAAAATCAGCTAAGCGGCACTCTGCCTTTTGAAGTAACGGCAATGTCCAAAGAACAGGCCATGGACGGCCTTGTGCACCGCAATGTCCATTTAATCCTGACGATTCCGGATCAATTTGGCGAAAAGTTAACCACTCCCGGCACGCAGGCCGTGCTGACTTACAGCATCAATGAATCCAATCCGCAGCTTACCAAGAGCGTAATGCAAACGGTCATCACGAAGGTTACGAATGAAATGAACCGCAACGCTTCGCTTCAAGGAACACAGATGGTCCTGGAGCAGTTGAAGCTTCCTTCGAATCAAGCGTCGCAAACCGCCGAGAGCCTGTTGAACAAGATCGGTTCGGATGTGAAATCCCTGAATCCGGTAAATGGCATGCATAATCAGATGGTTCCCATGATGCTCGTGCTGGCTTCCTATGTCGGTTCCATGCTGATGGCGATGAATATCCACCAGGCTTCGGAAGCGGTCGGGTCCGCGCTGACCAAATGGCAGCATTTCAGATTCCGCTTGCTGATTAACGGATTCGCCGCGGCTCTGATCTCCATCGTCGGCTCTTCGCTGATCGCGGTATTCGGCGGGCAAATGGAAAGCGGCTTTGGATTGTTCTGGATGTTCCATTTCCTGACGATGCTGACCTTCCTGTTCGTCGCGCAGCTATTCCTGACGATATTCGGGATGGCGGGCATGTTCATCAACATGACGATGCTGTCCATGCAGCTTGTCACTTCCGGAACGATCGTGCCGCGGCAAATGCTGAGCCATTTCTATCAATCGCTCGGCAGCTTCCTGCCTGCCACCCCTGCGGTTGAAGGGATCATGAATCTGCAATTTGGCGGACAGGATACGGCGAAGGATGTCTGGCTGCTGCTCTTGACGATTCTGGTCAGCGTCAGCATTACGGTCGTGATTACATTCCTCAAGAAACAGGAGGGTCTGAACAAGGTCTCTGAAGCTGAAAGAGACTCTGAAGGAGATTTGGCCACAAACGCCATTTAA
- a CDS encoding type II CAAX prenyl endopeptidase Rce1 family protein: MEAQLQSQGLKKRIGTPAVPVNRPLLMVAARTVCFALVQLMFVLIYRVTWQESVAWWPFFAVAANLICFVLLSIFAKAEGKSYLDIIHFEKSKLLKDIKQIWWVFIAAGVAGFIGLSGVGYFIYGSLTPPDQMIQPLPLWAAVAAFILFPLTNALVEVPTYMGFCLPRFEAVWKSTGKALVLPCFFLAFQHFTLPVILSDVTYMIWHFLGMIPLALAVGFIYIKIRRLVPIMIVHYIMDVMTVVGVLTLSM, from the coding sequence ATGGAGGCGCAATTGCAATCGCAAGGCTTGAAGAAGAGGATCGGCACGCCGGCAGTCCCGGTAAACCGGCCGCTCTTGATGGTCGCTGCACGAACCGTATGCTTTGCCTTGGTGCAGCTTATGTTTGTGCTCATTTACCGGGTTACCTGGCAGGAGTCGGTGGCATGGTGGCCTTTTTTTGCCGTTGCCGCCAATTTGATCTGCTTTGTGCTGCTGTCAATCTTTGCGAAGGCCGAGGGGAAGAGCTACCTGGACATTATTCATTTTGAGAAATCGAAGCTGCTGAAAGATATCAAGCAAATTTGGTGGGTGTTTATCGCAGCGGGGGTCGCCGGATTCATCGGGCTCAGCGGAGTCGGTTATTTCATCTACGGCAGTCTGACGCCGCCGGATCAAATGATTCAGCCCTTGCCTTTGTGGGCGGCTGTCGCGGCATTTATTTTGTTCCCCTTGACCAATGCGCTCGTGGAAGTACCTACATACATGGGGTTTTGCTTGCCCCGTTTTGAAGCGGTCTGGAAATCAACCGGGAAGGCGCTGGTGCTGCCGTGTTTTTTTCTGGCGTTTCAGCATTTTACACTGCCGGTTATCCTTTCGGATGTAACTTATATGATCTGGCACTTTCTCGGAATGATTCCGCTGGCGCTTGCTGTAGGCTTTATTTACATAAAAATAAGAAGGCTTGTTCCCATCATGATTGTCCATTATATTATGGATGTAATGACTGTCGTTGGCGTGCTGACGCTGTCTATGTAA
- a CDS encoding iron chaperone — MKEKITYGSIDEYISTCAPEVQETLQTLRKVIQEAAPDAKEKISYQMPTFDLHGNLVHFAAFKKHIGFYPAPSGIEAFQEEVQKYHKSKGTLQFPMDEPLPYDLISRIVKYRAASNIAKAEAKSKKKK; from the coding sequence ATGAAAGAAAAAATCACATACGGGTCAATTGATGAGTATATTTCAACCTGTGCTCCTGAGGTTCAGGAAACACTTCAAACGTTAAGAAAAGTGATTCAGGAGGCGGCGCCGGACGCGAAGGAAAAGATCAGCTACCAGATGCCTACATTTGATCTCCACGGCAATCTTGTGCATTTTGCGGCGTTCAAAAAGCATATCGGCTTCTATCCGGCCCCGAGCGGAATCGAAGCGTTCCAGGAAGAAGTACAGAAATATCACAAGTCGAAGGGGACCCTGCAATTTCCCATGGATGAGCCGCTCCCGTATGACCTCATCAGCCGAATCGTAAAATACCGGGCTGCAAGCAACATCGCAAAGGCGGAAGCCAAATCGAAAAAGAAAAAGTAA
- a CDS encoding GNAT family N-acetyltransferase gives MSIRYEVISEGEIGCIKHLCNELMAYQQSKAQIRPELFDSMCFETRMIPSVRSAKANFILAAKDGDELAGYVYSNISPKEVYANEFATFFDMDSVANEDVGCLSQFYLKEGYRNKGIGSVLFQRSMDWLNSFESIRDRFVFVSNGNDAALNFYQGKGFNISHQILDGFITVLRNT, from the coding sequence TTGAGTATTCGTTATGAAGTGATTTCCGAAGGGGAGATCGGCTGCATTAAGCATTTGTGCAATGAATTAATGGCTTATCAGCAGTCTAAAGCGCAGATCCGTCCGGAGCTGTTCGACAGCATGTGCTTTGAAACCCGTATGATTCCATCCGTCCGAAGCGCGAAAGCCAACTTTATTTTGGCGGCCAAAGACGGGGATGAGCTGGCAGGATATGTGTACAGCAATATTTCGCCGAAAGAGGTTTATGCGAATGAATTTGCTACTTTTTTTGATATGGATTCGGTGGCCAATGAGGATGTAGGCTGTCTTTCCCAGTTTTATTTAAAAGAGGGATATCGCAATAAGGGCATCGGCAGCGTGTTGTTCCAACGGTCCATGGATTGGCTGAATTCGTTCGAGTCCATCCGCGACCGGTTTGTTTTCGTGTCCAACGGGAATGATGCTGCGCTGAACTTTTATCAGGGTAAAGGCTTCAACATAAGCCACCAAATTCTAGACGGGTTCATCACCGTGTTGAGGAATACATAA